The Setaria viridis chromosome 2, Setaria_viridis_v4.0, whole genome shotgun sequence DNA window GgaccaagaaaaaaagaactaactctgttgtgaattgtgatgtcGCTCGTTCCGACGCGCAGATCACGGCGCTGTTCTGCGGGGACCCGGTGAAGccgcacctgctgctgctgggcatcTGCGGCACCACCATGTTCATCAGCATGTGGATCCACAACACGGCATGCACCGTGATGATGATGCCGGTGGCCACGGGGATCCTGCAGCGGCTCCCCCGCGACGAACTGGAGGGAGGCTCGGATGCACGCGAGGTCCAGCGGTTTTCCAAGGCGGTGGTGCTCGGCGTCGTGTACGCCTCGGCGATCGGCGGGATCGCCACGCTGACGGGCACGGGCGTGAACATCATCCTGGTGGGGATGTGGTCCACCTACTTCCCGGAGCAGCGCCCCATCACCTTCAGCTCCTGGATGTCCTTCGGGCTCCCCATTTCACTGGTCCTGTTCGTGGCGCTCTGGGCCACGCTCTGCCTGATGTACTGCTCCAAGAACACCGGGAGGGCGCTCTCCGCATACCTCGACAGGAGCCACCTCAGAAGGGAGCTCGGCTTGCTGGGTAGGTTCTGCCTCCTTGCTTCCGTTGACTGTCGAGAGGAATGGCAAGCATGTTCATTAATGATCTGACCAATGCCGAATGCGCAGCCTGGAATATTCTGAAATATAGACACGTTTTAGTTTTGGTTATTTCTTTGACAGTTACTGAAGCCTTATTGTAGTACTGATTATTGCCATCGGATTTTCTGACGGGGTCTCCATCTTGATTTGTGACAGGTCCGATGGCATTTGCAGAGAAGATGGTTTTGGCCGTCTTTGGGGTAAGCCGTGCGTTAATATTTCtgtcccaattcttgttctGGTCAATTTCTATCTGaacctgtaaactctaatattGGTTTCTACAAGAGAATTCAAAGGATCAATGGCTGATTCTTGCAGGGTCTCATTGTTCTATGGATGACCAGGAGTCTGACAGACGACATCCCTGGGTGGGCAGTCCTATTCGATGGCAAAGTTGGGGATGGAACCGTCACCGTAAgtggaaaaataaagaaaattccaaattactcccctaAAGTATAACCAAAATTTAGATAACCCCTAAAATATTTCTTGCTTTAGTTTACACCCTAAACTATGCCATTTGGTTTAATTTACCCCTTAACACAAttaatcttttttatttctccatgcacaagtcaatttttaagtttaaattttgcaagatgatagcaGACAACATAAGGcatgttaaaaaatatatcataaatTTTTCATCActattttgatagggtaggatatttaataataaaatttaacgttgagatacaaaattatataaaaactaatgataaaaaattcaaaaaatatttttttaatatagattatgacGTTCACTACCACCctgcaaagtctcaaattaaaattcaacttgtgtatggagaaacaaaaatgacaaattgtATTATgggtaagttgaaccaaatagtatagtttagagggtaaattgaaccaaaacataGTTTAGGGGTTATATAGacttgaagggagtaatttggactttttctaGTTAAAAAATCCAGATTATTTTTTCAGACCTTCACCAGATGGCAACTTGCAAAATAATGCATGTGTGCAGATCATGATGGCTACGCTACTGTTCATCATCCCGAGCGGCAAGAACGACGTCGAGAAGCTAATGGACTGGGGCAAGTGCCGGAAGCTGCAGTGGCACATCATCCTGCTCCTCGGCGCGGGCTTCGCCATCGCCGACGGGTTCAAGTCGAGCGGCTTGACCGACATCCTCTCCGAGGGGCTCGGCTTTCTCCGCGGAGCGCCGGCGCTGGCCATCGCGCCCGTGGCCTGCGTCTTCAGCGGCGTCATCACGGAGTTCACCTCGGACGACGCCACCACGACGCtcgtgctgccgctgctggccgAGCTGGGCAAGTCCATCGGcgtgcacccgctgctgctcaTGGTCCCCGGCGCGATCGGCGCGCAGCTGTCGTACCTGCTGCCCACCGGATCCCCCGGGAACGTCGTCGGCTTCGGCACCGGGTACATTACCATCAAGGACATGGTGGTCACCGGAATGCCGCTGAAAATCGTCGGCATCGCAGCTCTGACGATCCTTCTCCCAACATTGGGTAATCAACCGAACTCTCGCCCTACATGATAATGATTTCAGACCGAGCGGTGTAACAGATTATGAACTCACTCCTTTGTTTTTCTTGGTGTGATGCAGGCTCTCTGGTTTTTGGCATGGCTTAGAAGTTGTAGGAACTTGCACAGGATACAGTCGGATGTTTTGGAACATTTCAATCGTAGACTGGAGGTTTTCAAAACGCGGACAGTCTAGTCATAGTAGTATGTCTAAGCTGTACAGTTCGTTTACGGCCATTACCCCATGAAGGATACGGGATCGTATTCATTGTTCATCTATGAGTTATTAGGAACTGATAGATAttatttgtctcttttttcaaaacaaaaaagagtTAGGGTAGATATTTGTACTTAGTGAATGATATGCATTAATGCATCTATGGAATTTGTATCATATAGCATCCTTTTGTAATTCCAACTCAATGGGATTTTGTGAACATGGTCTATGAagactgcattttttttttcttttataaaccATCTGGAGAATATTTGTCCAAAAAAAGGAACATCTGAGAATAACTGGAACCACACAGGACATACGAATGATTGAGGTGAGCTGTCGAACCTAATGATTGCTCTCTGTTGATTGCGCTCTCCCTATCTCTGCCTCTCTAAATAAAAATCTTAAAGATGGGTAGGAGATTGCAGGATGATCGAAAGACACCTTTTCAATTGAAAAGCTTCCCCGTTCACATAAAAATCGGAACCTTTCCGTGTCAGCCTACCAATGCCATAAATGGCACGAAGCTTATCCTGCATAGCAGTGGGCATCATCAGACTAATCTTATCCACTCCGCACGTCAAACACATACTAGCCGGCTGAGCTGGATATTAAAATCCCGAGTGCTTCTGTCAATCTGCATAGCAAGAACCTAAGGAATTCGGGATGAAGAAACCTGAAGAAAAGGCCCAAGAATCCATGGCCCAAAAGCTAAGGCCCAACTGACGTACTCCGCTGAAAGGGCCCATACGGTTTCATGATTTCATCATAGTAGCCAAGTACTTAGAGTAACTCCAAGAGTTTCCAAAAAATTCTTCTCCAAAACTATATATTAGGGactcttctaaattttttttttaaaaaatatatcaaaccacagcagatcgctaataaccagacccaatatttcaaaacaggtcaCATCATCGTAATTGGGCCCAGCCCGACACCTCCCTACTCTCTCCACgtctcattctttcttcttctccctccagcCAAAGAAGAACCAAAATTTAGATGAACAACTGTCGTGGCCGACCAGCGCCAGAGCACACGCACCACGTCGCCGCCAGCATGCGGCCTCGCCCCATGCGCGCCAAACAGCATCCGCATCGCCTGCCGCACCGCGCCTCACCCCGCTCCGCGCCCCTAGCTAGAccaaccccttttcttcctcctccacacTCCCTCCCCTCCATTGCTAGACCAACCGAGCTCCACTTGCCAGCACCATCCACCACGTTCCGGCCTTCTCCCACCGAGTTCCAGTAACCCTGATCCCCCCTCCACcatagccgccgccaccacctccgagCTCCCCACCGTTGCCAGCGAAATTCGCCACCGTGGTGAGCTCCCATCTCGATTCCTCATAGCCACAGCACCCCTCGAGCTCGCGTACCCGTTTTACCTCTCACCGGCCGTGCTCATCGTCTGTGTATGGCGCTCGCCGGTGAGCTCCCCGTCCTCCCTTCCGCCACCACCCGTTGCGTCCATCTCCGTTCGACACGCCGGTGGCCAAGGACACGGGGCAcaggcgcccgcggcggcggccctgagGCGCGAGGCAACGGCACACCCCGGTGGCGACACAGGGAAGTAGGGCAGCTGCACGGCAGCCCGAGGACGCGGGACAGCGGCACGCCGAAAAGCGCAAGGGCCCAGTGGCCAGGCCCCATGGGCGGGGTGACGACGGCAGGGACCGGCGGCCGCTGCACGGAGCTCCAGCCGGGGTCGGGGCAGCACGGCCACGGCAGCGGCCACCTCCTCGCgcgacctgcggcggcggcggccacctcgCGCGGGCTCCAGCACAACGCGTGCGGGAAGGGGGCGATTTGGGGAGGAAGGACGACGCGCAAAATATGCGCGGTGACGGGCTCTGTTTTGGTGTCGCGAATAGCTTGGGGAAGTTTTGGGGGAGCTGTTGgagttctttttccttttttttctcctaaACAAGGTATTAGATGTAGGATATAGattcttttggagttgctcttaatcATTAAGCCCCACCCAGTATGAGGTTTCTATGAGAGGTTTTGTCACGCTGAGGAAAGGAAACTTTGTTCCCCGGATTTTGTAGCATCACACTGGCTTGTGTTTGGCCTCCATTATTGCTGGAGTTTCTCAATTTTCATGCTGGAACCGGGAACGTGTACTGCCCCGGCTGCCGTCTACCCTAGTACCCCACAACCGGGCTCATCTGCGACCGCGATGAGGTCGGATGCTACATGGGATTTTCCATTTCCTGTACCGAACAGTTTCCCTGACCAGCTCGATGGAGCGCTCATCATCACGAAGACGGAAGGCGCGGTGGCCACACCCACTGGCGGCAGAGCCGGGCCATGCCGATGCTTCTGTCTCGTGCCATCCGCTCGCACAGGCAcagccgcgccaccgccgaTTCCCGCGAACGGAGTTAATTAAtacgccggcgccgcgctgcgGTGCGGTGCTTTCCATTTCCGTCGTCCCTGCACAGCGGGCGCAGCGGTGGAAGCACTCTGTTGTACTTGTACCGCACCAGGATGACATGTGGGTACAAAAACACCGTGTAAGCAGCTTACGTGTATATTTGGCGCTTACAGCTATATAACCTTCGTGCAACACTATTGCAAATTGACCCTTAGTTTATTTACacattttgtaattagactcaCGTGACATTTCGTCtagcgcacgcacgcacggacCGACATCAAATGCGGTAGCCAGTAGCCACTGCTACAGCAGCTTAAGCAGTGCTGTAGCAGAGAGCTTGAGGGCCGGGTCCTGTTGAGGGACCCGGCGGGGCTCCCCGGTTGGCCCATTCGCCTCAGACGTACGGGACAAGGAAGGCGTCCATAGCATAATTGTCAATCGATGCGTGCGTGGGGGCCATCCATCTACCGGCGGCGAGCAGAGCAGAGCTACATACAGCTACGCCCACACAAGCGTACGTGGTTTTGTTCCTTTTGTCTGCCGACGGCTATACGTACTGTGCATCGCCCATCGGCCCATGCATCATCTATCGATGACGCGCGTGTGGgaccggccggcggccatgCATGGCGCGCATGCACGGAAGAAGCTGTAGGCAGTAGGTACGCGACCTGCGATCCGCTTATCCTCGCCGCCGGGCGTCGGCGGCCGGCGTGCTCGCTCGGGCGCTCCTCCATCCATCGATGGAGACTCGTATTGATGGCGCGTCACGCACGCACCTACTCTACACTACTCGTCGATCGTGTCGCGCGTTGTATTCGAACGGAAATAGGAAGGGAGAGGGACACGACGGATGGAGACGAGGAAAGGCCCCGGGAGGGACGGGAACATGAATTGATGCCTGACGACGACGATGGGTACTGCTAGCGGAGGAGTAGCAGAGGCTGCGAGGAGCTAGCTGCGCAGCACGAATAGAGCGTAGCGTGCCGTGCGGCCGCGGATGGCGTACGTTATGGGGTCGCAATGGCCGGCGGCCTGAATCCGGATAGGAACAACGCAGTAGTGGTGCCCGCAGTCCGTGTCCAAGAACCTGTCTCGCCCGTCGTTGCTGCGTAGTAGAGTACTTGTGAATTGTGGCGCGGCGGCACGCGTAACTCTTTAATTTTCTTCCTGGCTGCTGACTGACTGCCCGTTTTTTGCATCCTATTGAAGAACCTGATCGATCGCGTACTCTACAAAGCTACCAGCAATAAGCTGCCAGCAGGGAGCTCGAGGCGTTGAATGAGATGTTGCGAACGACCATGCCCCGCTTCCCCTGCGCTGGCAGTTTTTTGGCCGGCCGTGTTTGTGAACAACCGGGACGACTAGAGTGAGTGAATGGGAGCTTTTAAAAATTCTCTCCGAAAACAAGATCTATATCCACCCATCTTACTTCTAATCGtcaagatgacacaagtcaactcgtgacaaatTATTCACCTAAGAACGATTAGGAAAGCTCAAAGCGTAATGGAAGCAAAGCAAGGCGACACGCTGAAAGCTTGCACACGAGATTAAGCACAACCACTCTAAGCATGCTCGAAATGATTGCTTGACAGAACGATAAAGCACTTAAATAAATTGATCTAACTGCATACAAGCAAAATAGCTAAACAAGTGCTCATGTACTCAGTTCACTTGACATGCAGAGAAAAGGATGTACACTTAATTACTTCACACCGATCAGGCAATGAGCTAAAGCATGCAAAATTATAAAGCCAATGATTAGATCACTATTCAACGAAAGTGACAGATCAAATTTCCATTAAGCTGGTGCTCTCGAACTGCACTTAATGACCTgcaaaccaaaacaaaaacCAGAGCTTTTCTTACTGAAATGCTGCTGACGCTGCTCACCTGAGAGTGACAAGCTCGATCGCTGTAGTGCTGCTGTTCCTGTGTGCTGGACCGGCAGGTGCTGTGAGCCGACGAGCACTGGCCAGCTGCTGCACTGACCTGCGGTGCCTGGCTGGACCACCTGGAGCCGCGCTGGGCTGGCCTGGTGAGCGCCACCCGCCTGGGCCGCTTGGACCCGCAAGCGCCGGCGCAAGCACGCACTGCTCGCGTGCTTTTGCTGCGGGAGCCGGAGCCAGCTGCTCGACCAGCTCCACTCCCTGCACAGCCAGGCTGCTGCCTCGCCTGGTCCGCGAGTGCCGGCCTGTGAAGCCGAGCGCTGGAgcgccgcgcgcgtgctgcCCGCTGTGCGTCGCCTGCCTCGCCCGACGCCCTGCTGCCCGAGACAGAGAGAAACGGAAGAACAGAAGAACAGCACAGGAAACACGCCCAACTTCAAACCAAAAGAACTCCTTCAATGCTCCACGGAATCAAATGAAAGTTGAGCCATACAAGCAGCACCTCAAGGGCTAACAGATCCATGAGGAAGGTCACGAAAAGCTCAAGTATCCATCGTGAATTTCGGAGAACATCGGACGCCCTACCAAGAACACGGTTTTGTTCAAGCTTCGCTTACAAACCGGCGCAAGGCACTAAGGGAGGAATTCTAATCCTTTGGGATTCTAATTTCGTCGATCTGACGGATATCCAAATTGGGAGCTACTCGCTTTCGGCAACAGTTTCACCGAAAAATTACGACACCGACTTCCGCCTTACGACAGTCTACGGCCCTTCCAGGACGAACCTAAAACCGGCTTTCATGCAGCATATGCGCAGTATGAAGCCCGACAACGATACCAAATGGCTCATTCTTGGCGATTTCAACCTCATATACAAGACACAAGACAAAAACAATAGACGCTTGAACCTCAGCCAAATGCGCCGTTTCCGCAACACCCTAGCTTCTTGCGGTCTCAAGGAAATTCACCTACAGAACCGCAAATACACGTGGAGCAATGAACGCCGCCAGCCTACGATGTCACGTCTAGACCGCTTCTTCTGTAATGAAACCTGGGATCTAGCTTTCGATGACCTGACCCTACACGCCTTGTCCTCCTCCCACTCCGACCACTGCCCTCTGTTACTAGCACGTTTATCCGGCCCACGCAAGCCGCGGCCGTTTAAATTTGAGAACTTCTGGACAAAGCTGCCCCACTTTCAGGACATCGTAAAGCGAGCTTGGTGTTCACCAACACACCATACTGAGCCTTTCCACCGCCTAGGGCACAAATTACATCTAATGGCACGGGCGCTCCGGAAATGGAGCAACTCCATAATCTCGGACGCGAGACTGAAGCTACAGATGGCCCAAGTGGTGATCCTCCACCTCGATTCGGCGCAAGACGTCAGACCGCTTTCGGAGGCGGAATTTGATCTACGAGCTAAACTCAAAAAACGTGTCCTAGGATGGGCCGTGATTGAGCGTGCTAGAAGGCGACAGTCATCGCGCGTTAAAAACCTCCGAGAGGGCGATGCCAACACGCACTACTTCCACCTTAAGGCCAATGGGCGACGACGGAAAAATTACATCCAAAGACTGCGATCCGATTCTGGCTGGGCACTCACGCATCAAGACAAACAAAAAGTCATCCACGACCACTTCTGCAATTTCATGGCAGCACCGCAGCAACGTACACGGGATCTACGGTGGGAAATTTTGCCCAACTCCCAGGAAGACCTTTCGGTCCTCGACCGGCCGTTCGACGAACTAGAGATATTCCACGCCATCAAACAGCTTCCGCATGATCGGGCACCTGGCCCTGACGGCTTCACTGGTCTATTTTTCAAGACATGCTGGAACATCATTAAAGGTGACATGATGACAGCGATCGATGCTTTCTACAACATCCGATGCAACGACCTTAACCTGCTTAATAAGGCTAACATCGTCCTTATACCCAAAAAGGAAGGTGCGGAGGCCATTCAAGATTTTCGACCAATTAGCCTTATCCACGCTGTTGCAAAAATTATCACTAAAGTCCTGGCGCTCCGTCTACGACCTCATATGAACGCCATCATCTCACCCTGCCAGAGCGCATTCATCAAGGGCCGTAGCATCCACGACAACTTCCTCTATGTCCGAAACACTGCCCGACGTTTCCACCAAAAAGCAACACCGGCCCTATTCATGAAACTCGACATCTCAAAAGCCTTCGATTCAGTGCGATGGGACTACCTCCTTGAACTACTTCAACATAAAGGCTTCCCTATTCGCTGGAACCAATGGATCACGGCCCTTCTTGCCACCTCGACATCAAAAGTACTACTGAACGGGGCGCCTTTACCACCGATTCATCACGGACGAGGTCTCCGACAGGGCGACCCTCTTTCTCCCCTCCTCTTTGTTCTAGCTATCGACCCACTACAACATATTATCTCTCAAGCCACCCAAAGGGGTCTCCTCACCAAGCTAGGAGGACGAGCAGCACGGTTCACAACATCCCTGTACGCTGACGATGCGGCGATTTTCATTAAGCCAACACGAAAAGACATAACCAACTTGACGAACATACTGCAGCATTTCGGCGAAGCCACAGGCCTACGTACGAATCTGCACAAAACACAGATTGCACCCATCAGTTGTAATACCATCGATTTGGACCACTTACTTCGTAATATGCCGGCGACAAGAACAACCTTCCCAATACGCTATCTAGGCATCCCCCTCACGACAAGGCGCCTGAGGAAAATTGACTTCCAACCCCTCGTTGATAAACTGGCCGGCAAGCTATCAGCATGGACGGGTCGTCAGCTGACACAAGCTGGCAGAATAACCCTCACAAAATCGGTCCTCTCGGCACAACCGGTATATTTACTCACAGCTATCAAACCGAGTAAAGAGGTGTTCCAGGATATAGACAAAATCCGGAAAAAATTCCTATGGGCAAGGGACCAGCAACTTACTGGAGGCAAATGCAAAGTTAACTGGACGAAAACCTGCCTCCCAAAACAACACGGGGGCCTGGGTATCCCAGACCTAGAGAAATTCGCACGAGCCCTCCGTCTCAGGTGGCTCTGGCACGAATGGGTATCACCGGAAAAACCCTGGAACAACACGGGAACCCCTTGCGACGAAGCTGACAGGAAGCTGTTTGCGGCATGCACCTCCATCACTCTGGGAGACGGCAAGAAAACTAGCTTCTGGTCATCCGGATGGTTGCAGGGTCAACGCCCTAAGGACATCGCCCCGCTCCTTTACGCCATTTCGCGCAGAAAGAATAGGAGTGTCCATGATGCTCTCAGTCGAAATAACTGGTTACGCGACCTCGTGATCAACCATAACATCACCGTTTCTCACCTAGCGTCGATTGCACAGTTG harbors:
- the LOC117844530 gene encoding tonoplast dicarboxylate transporter produces the protein MDPRRACWESSSEDVTRALLPVHDDRPTRGRSCAGLRAMLANKYLAVASGPAACALICALGDLGGHPAARNMLGVLAWVFLWWITDAVPLAVASMAPLFLFPAFGISSSDAVAKAYMDDVISLVLGSFILALAIEHYSIHRRLALNITALFCGDPVKPHLLLLGICGTTMFISMWIHNTACTVMMMPVATGILQRLPRDELEGGSDAREVQRFSKAVVLGVVYASAIGGIATLTGTGVNIILVGMWSTYFPEQRPITFSSWMSFGLPISLVLFVALWATLCLMYCSKNTGRALSAYLDRSHLRRELGLLGPMAFAEKMVLAVFGGLIVLWMTRSLTDDIPGWAVLFDGKVGDGTVTIMMATLLFIIPSGKNDVEKLMDWGKCRKLQWHIILLLGAGFAIADGFKSSGLTDILSEGLGFLRGAPALAIAPVACVFSGVITEFTSDDATTTLVLPLLAELGKSIGVHPLLLMVPGAIGAQLSYLLPTGSPGNVVGFGTGYITIKDMVVTGMPLKIVGIAALTILLPTLGSLVFGMA